Genomic window (Allostreptomyces psammosilenae):
TCAGCCGCGCCCAGATCGCCGAGCGCCTCGGCATCCACGCCGGCGACCGCCTCACCCGCCTGCTCGGTGACGAGCCCCCACCCGAATGGACCCGCCGCCCCCGGGCCAAGGACGACCTGCGCGAGCGCGCCCGCGAGCTGCGCGCGCAAGGGATGACCTACGACGAGATCGTGGCGGAGTTAGGCGTCTCGAAGAGCTCGGTGTCGCTGTGGGTGCGGGACCTGCCGAAGCCCGCCAGCCGCTCGACGCCGGAGGAACGCGCCGCCCGGGCACGGGCGGCGACTCAGGCGCGGTGGCAGGCCGCCCGATTGGAGCAGGCCCGGTTGCGGGAGCTCGCCCGGTCCGATATCGGTCTGCTGAGTGACCGAGAACTCCTGCTGGCGGGGGTGGTGTTGTACTGGGCCGAGGGGGCGAAGGCGAAACCGCACCGCCCCAACACCAGCTTGCAGTTCGTCAACAGCGACCCGGACGTCATCCGGCTGTACCTTCGGTGGCTCGACCTGATGGGTGTGGAGCCGGAACGCCGCGGGTACCGCGTCGCCATCCACGAGGAGGCGGACGTACCGCGTGCCGAGGAGTTCTGGGCGAACGTCATCGGCGTACCGCGCGACGCCTTGGCCAGGACGACGCTCAAGCGCCACAACCCGAAGACCAACCGGAAGAACACAGGAGATACCTACAACGGTTGCCTGACCGTCCGCGTACTCGGAGGATCCAGTCTGTATCGGCGCGTCGAGGGATGGTGGCAGGGCATCGCCTCCGGTGTAGGCTGATCTGGCAAGCGGTAGGGGTGATCAATCCGATCGAATCTGCCGTTTATCCGCCGTGGTGTAACTGGCAGCACAATGTCTTTTGGCGTCATTGGTTCGGGTTCGAGTCCTGACGGCGGAGCTCTGTAGGTTCGAGTCCTCACCCGTCTCCTGAGAGGCGGGTCCGGCTGCGGCTATCCTCGACGCGTCCCGGGGAGTCCCTCCTCCCTCCGCAGCGTCGAGGAGCCACCTGTCGTGAGTGTCGCCGTTCGTCCCGCCGCCATCGTGATCCTCGCCGCGGGGGGCGGCACCCGGATGAAGTCCCGGCGGCTGCCGAAGGTGCTGCATCCGGTGTGCGGCCGCAGCCTGGTGGGGCACGTCGTGGCGGCCTCCCGGGAGCTGGAGCCGGAGCACCTGGTGGTGGTCGTCGGGCACCAGCGGGAGCAGGTCGTGGCGCACCTGGGCGAGATCGACCCGGGCGCCCGGATCGCCGTGCAGGAGCAGCAGAACGGCACCGGTCACGCGGTCCGGGTCGGCCTGGAGGAGCTGGCC
Coding sequences:
- a CDS encoding helix-turn-helix domain-containing protein, with amino-acid sequence MNTANNTPDRPHGDTDPAIPGVLEGILIPAPRPASDRPPRLPAPVSTTRPADLAERAKALRRQGLSRAQIAERLGIHAGDRLTRLLGDEPPPEWTRRPRAKDDLRERARELRAQGMTYDEIVAELGVSKSSVSLWVRDLPKPASRSTPEERAARARAATQARWQAARLEQARLRELARSDIGLLSDRELLLAGVVLYWAEGAKAKPHRPNTSLQFVNSDPDVIRLYLRWLDLMGVEPERRGYRVAIHEEADVPRAEEFWANVIGVPRDALARTTLKRHNPKTNRKNTGDTYNGCLTVRVLGGSSLYRRVEGWWQGIASGVG